A window of Haliscomenobacter hydrossis DSM 1100 contains these coding sequences:
- a CDS encoding Uma2 family endonuclease translates to MSTSSTVEETKSKKTSVKPRRVSKERFLREYTNREDGYKYEWNDGVIEKYEGMNQEQSKFYYLLLGLFLNTAAAKIGGMLIAETDMGTSTEQIRRPDIAYYTKEQLPMMWSGQNQVAPWVVEVISINDYANKINKKLDEYFLAGVQVVWHIYSESKQVHVFTSPEQVTICRGKRVCSAAPALGDLEISAEELFA, encoded by the coding sequence ATGTCCACTTCAAGTACAGTAGAGGAAACCAAAAGCAAAAAAACTTCGGTAAAGCCACGCCGGGTTTCGAAAGAACGTTTTTTACGGGAATACACCAACCGTGAAGACGGCTATAAGTATGAGTGGAATGATGGAGTAATTGAAAAATATGAAGGAATGAATCAAGAGCAATCTAAATTTTACTACTTATTGCTTGGCCTTTTTTTGAATACAGCAGCGGCTAAAATTGGAGGAATGTTGATTGCAGAGACGGATATGGGAACTTCAACTGAACAAATTCGCAGGCCAGATATTGCTTATTACACCAAAGAACAACTCCCCATGATGTGGAGTGGCCAAAATCAGGTTGCACCCTGGGTCGTTGAAGTCATTTCAATAAATGATTATGCCAATAAAATCAACAAAAAACTGGATGAATACTTCCTCGCTGGGGTACAAGTCGTTTGGCACATTTATTCAGAATCCAAACAAGTCCATGTATTTACGTCGCCTGAACAAGTGACGATTTGCCGGGGAAAAAGGGTTTGTAGCGCGGCGCCAGCGTTGGGGGATTTGGAGATTAGTGCGGAGGAGTTGTTTGCCTAG
- a CDS encoding 3-keto-disaccharide hydrolase — protein MLNRFLSLCVILAAFAVSTAFVLKKEKATPVVALNTLTAEEKAAGWILLFDGKTTKGWRNYNKQTIGERWKVADGVLYLDVSNKNADGFQVGGGGDIITEAEYENYEMRIEWKIAKCGNSGIIYHIHEDASIRYPWQTGPELQLIDNDCHPDAKFENRRACSLYDMYVATPQTAKPVGEWNKVRLVCKGDLVEHWLNGKKVVSTTMGSAEWNALIPKSKWKDHPKFGTFRKGHIGLQDHGDGISFRNIKLRKL, from the coding sequence ATGTTGAACAGATTTCTATCCTTGTGCGTGATCCTCGCAGCCTTTGCAGTGAGCACTGCTTTTGTGCTGAAAAAAGAAAAAGCTACGCCTGTTGTTGCTTTAAATACCTTGACTGCCGAAGAAAAAGCAGCAGGCTGGATCTTGCTTTTTGACGGCAAGACGACCAAAGGCTGGCGCAATTACAACAAACAAACCATCGGTGAGCGCTGGAAAGTAGCCGATGGCGTGCTCTATCTGGATGTATCCAACAAAAATGCCGATGGATTCCAGGTAGGTGGTGGTGGCGACATCATTACCGAGGCTGAATACGAAAACTACGAAATGCGCATCGAGTGGAAAATTGCCAAATGTGGCAACAGTGGCATCATTTACCACATCCACGAAGACGCCTCCATTCGCTATCCTTGGCAGACTGGCCCAGAATTGCAACTCATCGACAATGACTGCCACCCCGATGCCAAATTTGAAAACCGTCGAGCTTGTAGCCTCTACGATATGTATGTGGCCACTCCACAAACTGCCAAGCCTGTCGGGGAATGGAACAAAGTACGTCTGGTGTGCAAAGGCGACTTGGTAGAACATTGGCTGAATGGCAAAAAAGTGGTTTCTACCACGATGGGTTCTGCTGAATGGAACGCTTTGATTCCCAAGAGTAAGTGGAAAGATCACCCCAAGTTTGGCACTTTCCGTAAAGGACACATTGGTCTGCAAGACCACGGTGATGGAATCTCCTTCCGCAACATCAAACTGCGGAAACTATAA
- a CDS encoding DUF6940 family protein, with translation MLQFQIKKQDELLSFAHVIQLWQNSTPFRSYFNALLAEVPFEAFYWEVAPMTKTKTSLPFEFVVIDSAPLRHIIPDQSAFQEYFAPGKAVVDFLNLGKDAHLLAPTPIGNASCYAHLAQFVRHASAAQQNEFWKKVGELYEADLNDQPLWLSTAGLGVSWLHLRLDSRPKYYRYEGYKKWAGF, from the coding sequence ATGCTTCAATTCCAAATTAAAAAACAGGACGAGCTTCTATCCTTCGCCCATGTAATTCAACTCTGGCAAAATTCCACCCCTTTTCGCAGCTATTTCAACGCCCTTCTCGCCGAAGTCCCCTTTGAAGCCTTCTATTGGGAAGTCGCGCCAATGACCAAAACTAAAACCAGTCTTCCCTTTGAATTTGTCGTCATTGATAGCGCACCTTTGCGCCATATCATTCCAGATCAAAGCGCTTTTCAGGAATATTTTGCGCCAGGTAAAGCAGTCGTCGATTTTTTAAACCTAGGCAAAGATGCCCATTTGCTGGCGCCCACTCCAATTGGAAATGCAAGTTGTTACGCGCACCTCGCCCAGTTTGTTCGACATGCCTCGGCGGCACAGCAGAATGAATTTTGGAAAAAAGTTGGCGAATTGTATGAAGCGGATTTGAATGATCAACCGCTGTGGTTAAGTACGGCGGGTTTGGGGGTTTCCTGGTTGCATTTGCGGCTGGATTCGAGGCCGAAGTATTATCGGTATGAGGGGTATAAAAAGTGGGCGGGTTTTTAA
- a CDS encoding rhodanese-related sulfurtransferase — protein sequence MKRLFNRVNNRELKARLEESKEQRITLSFYKYHQLEDPQAFRDDLYLKLSECGVLGRIYVANEGINGQMSVPTEQFDNFKTTLYGIHWLDGVRLNIAVEKEGKSFFKLAIKVRRKIVADGLNDETFDVTKRGKHLRAPEVNALLDDPETIVVDMRNHYESEVGYFERAIRPNVETFREALPIVEDLLQAEKDKNIVMYCTGGIRCEKASAYYLHQGFHNVFMVDGGIIEYAHQCEQQGLPNKFIGKNFVFDERLGERISEEVVAHCHQCGQPCDTHRNCANDVCHVLFIQCDECAAKLHACCSKECADFTQLPSEEQERLKGTVEFNGTRFGKGRYRALRKQGL from the coding sequence ATGAAAAGACTGTTTAACCGGGTGAACAACCGAGAGTTAAAAGCACGCTTGGAGGAGAGTAAGGAGCAACGGATCACCTTGTCTTTTTACAAATACCATCAACTGGAAGATCCACAGGCGTTTCGGGATGACTTGTACCTGAAGCTGAGCGAATGCGGTGTGTTGGGCCGTATTTACGTCGCCAATGAGGGCATCAACGGGCAAATGTCGGTACCCACCGAGCAGTTCGATAATTTTAAAACTACCCTTTACGGCATCCATTGGCTGGATGGCGTGAGGCTAAATATTGCCGTAGAAAAAGAGGGCAAATCCTTTTTTAAACTGGCCATCAAAGTCCGCAGAAAAATCGTCGCCGACGGGTTGAACGATGAAACATTTGACGTCACCAAACGCGGCAAACACCTGCGTGCCCCCGAAGTGAATGCCCTCCTGGACGACCCGGAAACCATCGTGGTAGACATGCGCAACCACTACGAAAGTGAAGTGGGCTATTTTGAAAGGGCGATTCGCCCCAACGTGGAAACCTTCCGCGAAGCGCTGCCCATCGTGGAGGACCTGCTCCAAGCAGAAAAAGACAAAAACATTGTGATGTATTGCACCGGAGGCATCCGCTGCGAAAAAGCCAGTGCGTATTATTTGCACCAGGGTTTTCACAATGTATTTATGGTCGACGGAGGCATCATTGAATACGCCCACCAATGTGAACAACAGGGCCTACCGAACAAATTTATCGGCAAAAATTTTGTATTTGACGAACGCCTTGGGGAACGCATTTCCGAAGAAGTAGTAGCCCATTGCCACCAGTGTGGTCAACCTTGCGATACCCACAGAAACTGTGCAAACGACGTTTGCCATGTTCTCTTCATCCAGTGCGATGAGTGCGCGGCCAAGTTGCATGCCTGTTGCTCCAAGGAGTGCGCTGATTTTACGCAGTTGCCCTCCGAAGAGCAGGAAAGACTAAAGGGTACGGTGGAGTTCAATGGGACGCGCTTTGGGAAGGGGCGGTATCGGGCCTTGCGAAAGCAGGGGCTATAG
- a CDS encoding Gfo/Idh/MocA family protein — translation MGMVGGGRGAFIGGVHRIGAAIDGHIELVCGAFSSDPERSRLSGEDLYVPANRVYGSYQEMIEKEKLLPEGERMDFVSIVTPNHVHFGPAKMALENGFHVVCDKPLAFTMEEALELEALVKKTGLIFALTHNYTGYPMVKQARAMVRSGELGKIRKVVVEYPQGWLSKKEEDNNYKQAIWRTDPTQSGIAGAMGDIGTHAENLAEYVTGLQITEMCADISIFVEGRLLDDDGNVLLHFDNGAKGILHASQISAGEENGLNIRVYGEKGGLYWRQEEPNTLLVSRLDKPKEIYRPKITPLSPEANAHIRVPAGHPEGYLEAFANIYRNFALAVQARMAGEAPDPLLDFPTVSDGVRGMRFIEKVIESGKSTAKWVKF, via the coding sequence ATGGGAATGGTTGGCGGTGGTCGGGGCGCCTTCATTGGAGGAGTCCACCGCATTGGCGCAGCCATTGATGGCCATATCGAATTGGTTTGTGGCGCATTTAGCAGTGACCCTGAACGCTCTCGTTTGTCGGGCGAAGACCTGTACGTGCCCGCCAACCGGGTATACGGCAGCTACCAGGAAATGATTGAAAAAGAAAAGTTGTTGCCAGAGGGCGAGCGGATGGACTTCGTGTCGATTGTAACCCCCAACCACGTCCACTTCGGCCCGGCTAAAATGGCGCTGGAAAATGGCTTCCACGTGGTATGCGACAAACCCCTTGCCTTCACCATGGAAGAGGCGCTGGAACTGGAGGCTTTGGTGAAAAAAACCGGCCTGATTTTTGCCCTGACCCACAACTACACCGGCTACCCGATGGTGAAACAAGCCCGCGCCATGGTACGCAGCGGGGAATTGGGCAAAATCCGCAAGGTCGTGGTAGAATATCCACAAGGCTGGCTCTCCAAAAAAGAAGAAGACAACAACTACAAACAAGCCATTTGGCGCACCGACCCCACTCAATCCGGGATTGCAGGCGCTATGGGCGATATCGGTACGCACGCTGAAAACTTGGCAGAATACGTCACCGGCCTACAAATCACCGAGATGTGCGCCGACATCAGCATTTTTGTAGAAGGCCGCTTGCTGGATGACGATGGCAATGTGCTCCTACACTTTGACAACGGTGCCAAAGGTATTCTGCACGCCAGCCAAATTTCAGCTGGAGAAGAAAATGGTCTGAACATCCGGGTGTACGGGGAAAAAGGTGGCTTGTACTGGAGACAGGAAGAACCAAATACTTTGTTGGTTTCCCGCCTGGACAAACCCAAAGAAATTTACCGCCCCAAAATTACGCCACTCAGCCCGGAGGCAAATGCCCACATTCGGGTGCCTGCTGGCCATCCGGAGGGCTATTTGGAGGCTTTTGCCAACATCTACCGCAATTTTGCCCTGGCGGTACAAGCCCGTATGGCAGGTGAAGCGCCTGATCCATTGCTCGATTTTCCAACGGTTTCCGATGGAGTACGGGGCATGCGCTTTATTGAAAAAGTAATTGAATCTGGAAAGTCCACTGCGAAGTGGGTGAAATTTTAA
- a CDS encoding WD40/YVTN/BNR-like repeat-containing protein gives MRNIFVGMVLLIHATFTIAQTTKDVNAIIQPELLADLKYRHVGPSRGGRATAIAGVRQEPFTFYFGSTGGGIWRSTDAGNTWDNLSDGQIKCGSIGAIAVAPSDPSVIYVGTGSACPRGNTSAGVGVYKSTDKGKNWEFIGLPKSGMIGKIEVHPQNPDVAYLAALGNPFGPNPERGVYRTTDGGKKWDLVHNAGDSTGCVDLVLDPSNPRILYAAMWRAERKPWTLHDGGKKGGIVKSTDGGTTWKKLEGGLPTGLLGRIGITVSPVNPNRLWAIVITPDDATSGLYRSEDAGENWARVSRDHNLQQRGWYYSHVTADPKNEHAVYINNVDFLKSIDGGKNFEEIRVPHGDCHGIWLNPDNPNIMINCNDGGATVSLNGGKTWTDQHNQPTSEFYRVTVDEQFPYRLYAGQQDNSTISIPSRDPGGLSDTEHWHEAGGSECADVAVSPSDPNILWATAYSGEITIMNRATGSVRQVTAYPHYTEGTEMRDLKYRFQWNAPVLASKLQANTIYYCSNYVHRSTDNGQTWQIISPDLTRKMDQYLGMPGGPIQHDATGVEVYSTAFVIEEAPQTAGELWVGSDDGRIHLTRDGGNTWAEITPKGLIPFECTINKIELSVHAPGRAFFAVQNYRNNDFKPYILRTNDYGRTWQLLTDGKNGIPSGHFTRAIAEDSNKKGLLFVGTEYGMYVSFDDGTHWQSLQLNLPYTPITDLESHQGDLAMSTQGRGFWLLEDVNVLEQVQNEQAKAKLHLFKPRDTYRTNVSGYRAVFHAYLAEAPAKDAECKVEILNASGKVVRTYSSNGEDRRSKIGLKKGWNTLSWDLSHDGPINAEKLVLMEMGVPIMGPPAAPGDYQVRITMGKESKIQSFKVLPDPRWKDVKLEDYEAQEKLALEMRDLISDSQRKVKNLRSLRQQIEDAAGLAVKAGHPTRIKDLATELAKGLTAVEDEIVQNQAEAGQDNFNYPRRFINRMARIYGVLIWDHHRPTGGVIEAYADMQKVYEGIKTRYDVAVKNTLDQFNKVLEEEKVARVIDLK, from the coding sequence ATGCGGAATATTTTTGTCGGCATGGTCTTGCTGATCCATGCAACGTTTACCATCGCCCAAACCACCAAAGACGTCAATGCCATCATTCAACCCGAATTGTTGGCGGATTTGAAATACCGCCACGTTGGACCCAGCCGCGGCGGGCGAGCAACGGCGATCGCTGGGGTGCGTCAGGAACCTTTCACCTTTTATTTTGGATCTACCGGCGGGGGAATCTGGCGGAGTACCGACGCAGGCAATACCTGGGATAACCTTTCAGATGGCCAAATCAAATGTGGCTCCATCGGCGCCATTGCCGTGGCACCTTCCGACCCCTCGGTCATTTACGTGGGTACAGGTTCAGCTTGTCCCCGGGGCAATACCTCGGCAGGGGTAGGCGTGTACAAAAGTACCGACAAGGGCAAAAACTGGGAGTTCATCGGCCTCCCCAAATCGGGGATGATCGGCAAAATTGAGGTGCATCCTCAAAACCCCGATGTGGCCTATCTGGCGGCACTGGGCAACCCCTTTGGCCCCAATCCCGAACGGGGCGTGTACCGCACCACCGATGGGGGCAAAAAATGGGACCTCGTACACAACGCCGGAGATTCCACTGGCTGCGTCGATCTGGTGCTTGACCCCAGCAATCCGCGCATCCTCTACGCGGCCATGTGGCGTGCCGAACGCAAACCCTGGACCCTGCACGACGGAGGCAAAAAAGGGGGAATTGTAAAATCTACTGACGGAGGAACCACCTGGAAAAAACTGGAAGGAGGACTACCCACCGGGCTGTTGGGCCGCATCGGCATTACCGTTTCACCCGTCAATCCCAATCGCCTTTGGGCCATCGTCATCACACCCGATGATGCGACTTCGGGGCTTTACCGGAGCGAAGATGCAGGTGAAAATTGGGCGCGGGTTTCGCGTGATCACAACTTGCAGCAACGGGGCTGGTATTACAGTCACGTCACTGCCGACCCCAAGAATGAACATGCAGTATACATCAACAACGTCGACTTTTTAAAGTCCATTGACGGCGGAAAAAACTTTGAAGAAATCAGGGTACCCCACGGCGATTGCCACGGCATCTGGCTCAACCCGGACAACCCCAACATCATGATCAACTGCAACGATGGCGGAGCCACCGTCAGCCTCAATGGGGGAAAAACCTGGACCGACCAGCACAACCAACCTACTTCCGAGTTTTACCGCGTTACCGTAGATGAGCAATTTCCTTACCGCCTTTATGCGGGCCAACAAGACAACAGCACCATCAGCATTCCTTCCCGCGATCCGGGTGGATTGAGTGACACCGAACACTGGCACGAAGCCGGAGGTAGCGAGTGTGCCGATGTAGCGGTTAGCCCCAGCGATCCCAACATCCTTTGGGCTACGGCCTACAGCGGCGAAATCACCATTATGAACCGCGCTACGGGTTCGGTGCGTCAGGTGACCGCTTATCCACACTACACTGAAGGCACGGAGATGCGTGACCTCAAGTACCGCTTCCAGTGGAATGCCCCGGTGCTGGCGTCCAAACTCCAGGCGAACACTATCTATTATTGTTCCAATTACGTCCACCGCTCCACTGACAATGGGCAGACCTGGCAAATCATCAGCCCCGACCTGACCCGCAAGATGGACCAATACCTGGGCATGCCCGGTGGCCCCATCCAGCACGATGCCACAGGAGTAGAGGTGTACAGCACGGCTTTTGTGATTGAAGAAGCCCCCCAAACCGCCGGCGAACTTTGGGTAGGCAGCGACGATGGCCGCATTCACCTCACGCGTGACGGGGGCAACACCTGGGCAGAAATCACACCCAAAGGCTTGATTCCCTTTGAATGTACCATCAACAAAATTGAACTGTCGGTACATGCGCCGGGCCGGGCATTTTTTGCGGTGCAGAATTACCGCAACAACGACTTCAAGCCCTACATCCTGCGCACCAATGACTACGGCAGAACCTGGCAGCTCTTGACCGATGGTAAAAATGGGATTCCGAGTGGTCATTTCACCCGCGCCATTGCCGAAGATTCGAACAAAAAAGGTTTACTCTTTGTCGGAACGGAATACGGCATGTACGTCTCTTTTGACGATGGCACCCACTGGCAATCCTTACAGCTCAACTTGCCCTACACCCCCATCACCGACCTGGAAAGCCACCAGGGCGATTTGGCGATGAGCACGCAGGGGCGGGGTTTTTGGCTCCTGGAAGACGTCAATGTGCTGGAACAAGTACAAAATGAACAGGCCAAAGCAAAGCTGCACCTGTTCAAACCTCGCGATACGTACCGCACCAATGTGAGTGGCTACCGCGCCGTTTTCCACGCCTACCTCGCCGAGGCTCCGGCCAAAGATGCCGAGTGCAAGGTGGAAATTCTCAACGCCAGCGGGAAGGTGGTACGCACTTACAGTTCCAACGGTGAAGATCGCCGCAGTAAGATCGGTTTGAAAAAAGGCTGGAATACCTTGTCCTGGGATTTGTCGCACGACGGGCCGATCAACGCTGAAAAGCTGGTACTTATGGAAATGGGCGTTCCCATCATGGGGCCACCGGCAGCACCTGGGGATTATCAAGTCCGGATCACAATGGGTAAAGAAAGCAAAATCCAGTCATTTAAGGTATTGCCCGATCCCCGCTGGAAAGACGTCAAACTGGAGGATTATGAGGCTCAGGAAAAACTGGCCCTGGAGATGCGCGACCTGATCAGTGACTCCCAACGCAAGGTAAAAAACCTGCGCAGCTTGCGTCAACAAATTGAAGATGCCGCAGGCTTGGCCGTAAAAGCCGGTCACCCCACCCGCATCAAGGACCTGGCAACGGAATTGGCCAAAGGCCTTACCGCTGTGGAAGACGAAATTGTCCAAAACCAGGCTGAAGCGGGTCAGGACAACTTCAACTATCCTCGTCGCTTCATCAACCGCATGGCGCGCATCTACGGTGTACTCATCTGGGATCATCACCGCCCAACGGGTGGCGTCATCGAGGCCTACGCCGACATGCAAAAGGTGTATGAGGGCATCAAGACACGTTACGATGTGGCCGTTAAAAATACGCTGGATCAGTTCAATAAAGTGCTGGAAGAGGAGAAAGTAGCGAGGGTGATTGATTTGAAGTAG
- a CDS encoding Uma2 family endonuclease: MGSAIAKKSDNPLANLKPKKKLRFYSLEEYLQREERALERHEYFNGTIITKHMAKGPHNIIVMNTGTALNNAIDAENKPFTVLGSNQKVYLPALNFGLYPDVLVICEEPEYWDENELLLINPLVIVEVLSKSTRSYDRGNKLREYKTLESFQEYVLIEQDKHQVETSFREEPNLWRDTIVTDPNGIVELKSIGCSITMSQIYKKVFREIG, from the coding sequence ATGGGGTCTGCAATTGCTAAAAAAAGTGATAATCCTCTGGCAAACTTAAAGCCTAAGAAGAAACTACGTTTTTATTCTTTGGAGGAATACCTGCAACGTGAAGAACGTGCTCTTGAACGGCATGAATATTTCAATGGTACAATCATTACTAAGCATATGGCTAAAGGCCCTCACAACATCATTGTGATGAATACTGGAACAGCACTAAACAATGCAATAGATGCTGAAAATAAGCCATTTACTGTTCTAGGAAGCAATCAAAAAGTATACCTTCCTGCGTTAAATTTTGGACTATATCCAGATGTTTTAGTGATTTGTGAAGAACCTGAATATTGGGATGAAAACGAACTATTATTGATCAACCCCTTGGTAATCGTTGAAGTGCTCTCTAAAAGCACCCGTTCATATGACCGAGGGAACAAACTGAGAGAATACAAAACTTTGGAATCCTTTCAAGAATATGTTTTAATTGAGCAAGACAAACATCAGGTAGAAACCAGTTTTAGAGAAGAACCCAATCTTTGGAGGGATACCATTGTTACAGATCCCAATGGCATTGTGGAACTCAAATCCATCGGCTGTTCAATAACAATGTCCCAGATTTATAAAAAAGTCTTTAGAGAGATTGGATAG
- a CDS encoding MFS transporter yields MNNKLRLFYGSCFALITTALSFSIRAGILPQLGEELGLSAEQLGFINSMWFLGFPISMVIGGLVYHTVGGKRIMQFAFLAHAIGILMTIYSGSYVGLLISTLLIGIGNGCTEAACNPMIADAFEGSTMSKMMNRFHMWFPGGIVIGSLVSKFMTDASFGWEAQIWVILLPALVYAYLFYGQDWPTAKTKEEASLSMNLKAMFSPLFIFMMVCMALTAISEFGPQQWSSLILAKSGAQPMLILALVTGLMAVCRYFGGDIVHKFDQTGVLLGSAVLATIGVFLFSTQTGAMAYVAAIFFALGVAYFWPNMIGFIADKIPASGALGMSIVGAVGMFSTSIFQPIIGRWIDSNKAAKAASGLTGDELELAAGQATLGTMVLFPAILIVLFTILFFWVKKGKTN; encoded by the coding sequence ATGAACAACAAATTACGACTTTTTTACGGCAGTTGTTTTGCCCTTATCACGACCGCCTTGTCTTTTAGCATCAGGGCGGGTATTTTACCCCAGCTTGGTGAAGAGCTTGGTTTGTCAGCTGAACAATTGGGATTTATTAACTCCATGTGGTTCCTCGGATTTCCAATTTCAATGGTAATTGGTGGATTAGTTTACCACACAGTTGGGGGTAAGCGCATTATGCAGTTTGCTTTTTTGGCGCATGCAATCGGTATTCTTATGACTATTTATTCAGGCAGCTACGTTGGATTGCTTATTTCCACTTTGCTCATTGGAATAGGAAATGGATGTACGGAAGCGGCGTGTAATCCGATGATTGCAGATGCTTTTGAAGGCAGCACCATGAGCAAAATGATGAATCGTTTTCACATGTGGTTTCCCGGAGGTATAGTCATCGGTAGCTTGGTTTCAAAATTTATGACTGATGCTAGTTTTGGTTGGGAGGCACAGATTTGGGTTATTTTACTTCCTGCCCTGGTATATGCTTATCTGTTCTATGGCCAGGATTGGCCGACAGCTAAAACCAAGGAAGAGGCCAGCTTATCGATGAATCTTAAAGCGATGTTTTCGCCATTGTTCATTTTTATGATGGTTTGCATGGCCTTAACCGCAATATCAGAGTTTGGCCCGCAACAGTGGTCGAGTTTGATATTGGCAAAGAGTGGCGCTCAACCCATGTTGATTCTGGCCTTGGTTACTGGTTTGATGGCGGTGTGTAGGTATTTTGGCGGAGATATTGTTCACAAATTTGATCAGACCGGGGTACTTCTTGGGTCTGCAGTTCTTGCTACCATTGGCGTATTTCTTTTCAGTACACAAACCGGAGCAATGGCCTATGTAGCTGCTATTTTTTTCGCACTTGGGGTAGCTTATTTCTGGCCCAATATGATTGGATTTATTGCAGACAAAATACCAGCCAGTGGTGCCCTGGGGATGTCGATTGTAGGTGCAGTCGGAATGTTCTCCACATCCATTTTTCAGCCGATTATTGGGCGTTGGATTGACTCCAATAAGGCAGCTAAGGCTGCAAGCGGACTTACTGGTGATGAATTGGAATTAGCTGCTGGTCAGGCTACTTTGGGAACCATGGTCTTATTCCCGGCTATATTGATTGTGCTGTTTACCATTCTGTTTTTTTGGGTAAAAAAAGGAAAAACTAACTAG
- a CDS encoding nucleotidyltransferase family protein, which translates to MRAMIFAAGLGTRLRPITDNMPKALVPIKGHPLLEIAILRLKAAGCRDIIVNIHHFGTQIIDFLQRNDHFGINIQVSDERDLLLDTGGGLKKAAWFLRDEPFLLTNADAITNLDLQQLYQTHLKNDALATLAVRRRESSRYFLFNHAGQLCGWRNEKTGETRLSRAEDNLQHLCFSGIHAISPRIFDFFPEEQSVFSIIDTYLKTSATERILAYPHDEDIWMDVGKIPQLEQAEGVLEAVLPKG; encoded by the coding sequence ATGCGCGCCATGATCTTCGCTGCCGGTCTCGGCACCCGACTACGCCCCATAACCGACAACATGCCCAAGGCGCTCGTGCCCATCAAAGGGCATCCGCTCCTGGAAATTGCCATACTTCGGCTCAAAGCGGCGGGCTGCCGCGACATCATCGTCAACATTCATCATTTTGGAACGCAAATCATCGATTTTTTGCAGCGCAACGACCATTTTGGCATCAACATTCAGGTGTCGGATGAACGGGATTTGTTGCTAGATACGGGGGGTGGGCTCAAAAAAGCGGCCTGGTTTCTGCGCGATGAACCTTTTTTGCTCACCAACGCCGACGCCATCACCAACCTAGATTTACAACAGCTCTATCAAACGCACTTGAAAAATGATGCCCTGGCCACCCTGGCGGTGCGGCGGAGAGAAAGTTCACGCTATTTTTTGTTCAATCATGCCGGGCAACTCTGTGGCTGGCGCAATGAAAAAACCGGGGAAACGCGGCTGTCAAGAGCGGAGGACAATTTGCAGCACTTGTGTTTTAGCGGGATCCACGCCATTAGTCCACGCATTTTTGATTTTTTTCCAGAGGAACAGTCGGTTTTTTCTATTATTGATACTTACCTGAAAACTTCTGCCACCGAGCGTATCCTGGCTTATCCGCACGATGAAGACATTTGGATGGATGTGGGTAAAATTCCGCAGTTGGAGCAGGCGGAGGGGGTGTTGGAGGCGGTGCTGCCGAAGGGGTAG
- a CDS encoding Uma2 family endonuclease translates to MVKQQRKSTHWEVDLPDDLVLTTMAELSEEAFEQLCAKNRDLRIEHEADGKVTIMAPVHFDSGFFEGEVFGELRNFVKHSGVGGRVIGPSTGFKLPDGSTKSPDTAWVNAEKLANLPAEERKKFAAVVPDFVIEIRSESDKLKPLKQKMEKHGLLMACALPGCSIQLSKKPTFIGRMGV, encoded by the coding sequence ATGGTTAAGCAGCAACGCAAATCTACCCATTGGGAAGTAGACCTTCCCGATGATCTGGTGCTGACCACTATGGCAGAGTTATCGGAAGAGGCTTTTGAGCAGCTTTGCGCCAAAAACCGCGACCTGCGCATCGAGCACGAAGCGGATGGAAAAGTAACAATTATGGCTCCGGTACATTTTGATTCTGGCTTCTTCGAAGGAGAAGTTTTTGGCGAATTGCGCAATTTTGTGAAACACAGCGGTGTTGGTGGCCGTGTTATAGGCCCTTCCACCGGTTTTAAACTACCCGATGGCTCCACCAAGTCCCCGGATACCGCGTGGGTGAATGCCGAAAAACTGGCTAATCTGCCCGCCGAAGAACGCAAGAAATTCGCCGCAGTAGTCCCCGATTTTGTAATTGAAATCCGTTCGGAGAGCGATAAACTCAAGCCGCTCAAGCAAAAAATGGAAAAACATGGATTGCTAATGGCGTGCGCCTTGCCTGGTTGCTCGATCCAGTTAAGCAAAAAGCCTACATTTATCGGCAGGATGGGAGTGTAG